In Colletotrichum higginsianum IMI 349063 chromosome 1, whole genome shotgun sequence, the DNA window AATCCTGATCTTAGGTGTACAGCACGCAAGTTTCGCGACGAACTACGCCCTCGACATGGACTGCTCAGAACCCGCGAGTTCACCATGAAGGATCTGTACACGTTTGATGTCTCCGTTGATGCGGCTTTGAATACGTATGCCAAGGTCCAGTCAGCATACGCTGGTGTCTTCAAAGCCTTGAGGTTGCCCGTGCTGGTAGCCAGGGCCTCCTCCGGGGATATGGGGGGCGACCTTAGCCATGAGTACCATCTCCCAATCTCCGTCGGCGAAGACACCGTGGTCACATGCAACACATGTGATTATACAGTGAACGCAGAGGTTGCGGCAACAAgactcgtcgccgaggaagcaCAGGAACTGGGAAGCGAAACGGCTACGGAGGTTTCTAACGCCCCTCCCGTAAAGGTTTGGCGGGGGATCAGCAGGGATCGCACAATACTAGTGAATGCTTGGTATCCGGGACAGCTTCAGGAGGAGTCCGGACTGGCTGAAATCGGGGCCAGCGACATCAGCATTCCGGCCATCAAGTCTATCGTCCCTGACCTAGATGCAGGCATCGACGACGCTGCGTCTCTGTGGCGGGATGCCCTTCCAGTGTCACTCTCTGGCAGCCAAGACACTGTCAATCGACCGCAAATCGTCAATGTGGTGGACTCCAGGTTGAGGAATACCATTGGAGAAGTGCTCCAAGATGAGCACAGAGTGTGGCCCATGCTTAGCTCAAGCGCGAAAAGAGCAGACGTACAGATCACCACAATCACGAGGAATGACAATGGCCAGCTGCTTAACCTTCTCGCCGCTCGTGCTGGCGACGGGTGTCCTGTCTGTGATTGTGGTATTCTACATGTGCAGAAGGCCCTGGAGGTGGGGCACACCTTTCACTTAGGGACAAGATACTCTGAACCCTTCGGGGCCATCGTCTCGATCCCACAAGAGAAAGGTCGACATCGGCCATCGGAGAATACGACTCTGATGCAAATGGGCTGCCATGGAATCGGCGTTTCACGGCTCATTGGTGCCGTGGTCGAGCATTTGGCAGACAACAAGGGCCTGCAGTGGCCTCGCGCAATAGCCCCATACGAAGTTGCGGTCGTTTCAGCAGCAGATCTGGCTGAAGACGCAGCCGAGGTTTACGATGAGATTGCGGCATCTCCAAGTGGTGGCGACATGGTAGATGTGGTTCTAGATGATCGCACAGTGTCCCTGGCATGGAAGCTCCAGGATGCAGACCTTGTAGGATACCCGGTCCTTGTCGTTGTGGGCAAGATTTGGAAAATGGATAAAGGAAGCTGCGAGGTTCAGTGCAGGAGTCTCGGCGTCAGGGAAACGGTTCCGCTCTCGAATCTTCGTCGGCGCGTATCAGAACTGCTCGAACAGCTCTAGCTAGAGTGACCTGGTGGGTCATTGGAACTGTATAATATGCTAAGTGGTTCATCGCCATGCATCTCCAAGGAATTCAGTGTATACAATATCAATTTCCAGTCCGTGGAACCAGCCAAGAACTGTACGTCGAGAACCAAATCGAGAGACGCCAAAACTACCTCATGTGCAAACATGTGCTAGATTTGTGGCACCCTCAATCCGTGGAAGCGGTGTCGTGTGCATGTGTGGGTCGTGGGTCAGTCACGTGTGTTGTCAGATGGGCACGCAAGAGGCAgtgtggagggaggggaaggtAAAGTGAAGCGCAACCCCCGATTGCAAGCGTCAACGCCTTCTCAAAATTAAACGCTCCGTTCGACTATTTGTCCCGTGATTTTCATTCTTCAACAATACTGGGTGATACCAACTTATAGGAAGTTGCTTATCGCTTGCGGAATTGAGCCACTTTCGAGCCCGAGAATCATCCACTATGGCCGCCCAGGGTTCCGAGAGCAGTGAGTTTCCGTACAGCAACGTCTTGATGATGTTGGATATGCCCGGGTTTCTTGCTGCATTGCTGACTAGGTTTTGAAAGTCAACCTTGAGACCCTCGATGCTCAGCAGCTCAGTCAGGTGAAAAAAcagttggaggaggagctaGAGCACTTGACAAACTCCTTCGCCCAGTTGCACAGCGCCCAGGCCAAGTTCAAGGAATGCCTTCGCTGCGTCAAGGCACGCCCTGGATCGCAAGAAGGTTTGTCCTGTATTTCCACACGTCTGAGTTGTCGCATTTGGGCTGACACGATAGTTCTGCAGAGGAAAAGTCCGTGCTAGTTCCATTGACCAATTCTCTCTACGTGCGTGGGGAACTATCAGACCCTAAACatgtcatcgtcgacgtcgggaCTGGTTTCTATGTTGAAAAGGCAGGTCTAACATTTATGTGTTTCGCGCCTGGTTTCCAATCAAGTTTCGGTATGTAGTTGAGAAGAGATGCTGACGCTAGTTGTATCGAAGGACACCGAGTCAGCTGAGCGCTTCTACGAAGCAAAGGTACAGCAGCTTCTCAACAACATCCAGGACCTTGAGATCATTGTGCAACGAAAGACATCCAACGTTCGCAGCGTTGAGGATGGTAAGTTTCAGAACCCAGTTATAGACGCTCTAGTATCTTATTAAAaactatatagtattaagGCAAAAGGTTATGCAAAGCCAGGCAGTATAATGTATAGTTTTTATTAGTCTAAAGGCCTACAGCTAGAAATACTATTAGTTAAAATTTCCTATTACTAAAACTATTAAAGACTTTCTCTTTTaaagtataatttaatttaagCTACCTAAATAGAAAAATACATTAAATAAAAAGATTAATTATTAGTTTATAATAACTACTAATAGATAGACTATAAAGAGTATTTATTTCtatattttttatttttataaagtattaatagtattagtataatatatatatagtaagtagtacAATAAGGTaaataatatacttattattaCTAGAAAAAGTCTattttctaactatttattaaaaaaTAGATTCTTAAGTAAAAAAGAGTTAGCTTTAAATACTATAGAATAATAAGAGTAAAgttttaagaaataatagtatagaaattattgtcCCTCTATTCTTAGTACTCCTCTTATTTAGAGGCTTAAATAAGAGGTAAGTTTAGTAATATAGAATTAGAGAGGAATAATAATttctatactattattttttataatataactcttattattatataatactaGAAATTAAGTTATAAGAGTATAGCtaaaagtacttaattaagtaggGTCCTATTAGAAAGAGTAAGTATAGCTCTATTATATAACTTTTACTTAAAAATTCTAACTATATAGTAAATTTTCCTTTAAGGTGTAGAAGAGTAGTTATAGCTTATATACTCTAACTAAAGTATTTCTAATTAGTTACTTAGCTAAACTCTTATAattgcctctctctcttaaGCCTTAATTCCTAAGACTATATAGTCTAAATTAAAATTCCTCTAATATATAtgtatagtaagtaatatattatagtaagtaatatataTTCTCTTAATTCTTTACTCTTCTCTTTTATAACTACTTTtctctatatataattataagttttactttaaataaaagCTATATTCTCCTTATACTTAaagctattaaaaaagacttaaaacTATTTATACAAAAGGctacttatatttataatattcCTAAAGTAATACTctactactaatatactaaataactattataataagaaatataattagaattaataaaaataattaaattagaagaaatagtaattcttaaataaattattaatttaattaattaagaatttctactataatttaataatatataaaatataattaattacttcTTTAATAAATgatatataatatatattagactctaataagtagagaactttatataatattaattataacTAAAAATACatttttaatatagaattaactattagagagtaTTAGCTAAaaattctataattatataagtttaatttactcttatataaaatataattataaagtatagaattaataataatatttataattttaataaaataggcttcttaataggaatactattatatatagaaattattataatttcTAATTCCTATAGAAggccttatataaagtagcttagtaattataaataaatttctattatttagagtatatatataaatagctaagtactacctctatatattattattaagagtaaatattacctcctcttatagtatactaatagctaattcctactctaatagtatatttactctaataaaaataaatagactataaataaaattaacttaaattaactaacgtacgtgcatagtgagctgcgcatcatagtgagctgcgcacgtctactgcctttctacctcttatataagttaattcaactacaacgtacgaaatcaattaaaactacttatcaccctcttcttcatcactaTCCCAAACTACTTCACAGGTTCGTGCGTTATGTCCAgactttccgcaattgccacatcgtcgcgcgcgtggttcagcaccttccgtacgaccctccttctgagggttattctctcctccagcatcaacaccacccttTTCTACTTGTagtgcctctgcttcagcagtattaagtgaccctccaagacgtagtcgtGTTTTTTTTGCCCTCCGGCGCTTACTTAGTACCTCTATCCCCGTACGAAGCTTACGgttctcagcctcaacaaTAGCAAGCCTATgggctaacttgctaatacctctGGCCTGGAAGTCAATTACTTCGTAcattggtgttggtgagctaccttgatgtgcttggatcttctttttaagagaggAAGCACTTCGTACGCCCTCTAgtgctgtggttggtgtctttgcgtcccaggagcctcggctgcttggccgtgagtttgatggtgttggcgtctttggcttgaaatccaagcgagaaagaaccacttcagggttaaaaggtacaaggcctgcctgtctaaaaccagctcgtacgttgttttcgcccattgaggcaaagaatgctgctttaaaggcaggaaagaagtcatccttagtaatatgcgaaatctgcatccgcatcatcttctcgatttccttGCTGTACGAGTGCTTTAACGggctaaagcacccaacatcaagaggctggagctcgtgcgatgaatggggaggcatgcagagagcaataatgctttgttccttgcagtattcgtcaaagtcggtcgATTTATGGCTGTTGTGACCATCAAGGATCAAGAGGCGATAAGAGCCCTTCGTACGAGTCCTTGTGCACTAATTAAagtgctgtagccaatctaggccaatatcatttgtcgtccatccattttcgcttggatggatgcgccatgtggctgggaattggccgttggtgtaccaggagaggaggtgatatttgcccttcacaataacgtacggaggcatcgcccagccatctgcacacacaccctgaatgacagaaacccattcccgattgccaggctgcttcgtacgaggccttcccttacagTCAGacgttgtaacaacctttgcatgcaacagcattcccatcaggaacccagtctcatcaaaattgtagatatcgtcatcaagtattccgtactttgcaattgtgtttcgcaCGAGTGCAAACCAGCCTTGTATAATTgtaggatcctcagctaaggccctctgatagtcgattcgacgtcgaaatcgcattttcaattgggggacgcgtcgtacgaagttctctgcccatcggggtcccgtACGCGTCCCGTCGCGCGCGTTTAGGAGTTagtcggccatttctcgtacgtcttcttgtcgcagAGGGAACCCTCGATCaattaggtcaataactcgttcaagaatcacctcctcttcagttatagtcatcttcattgattttGGTCGCGTCTCGGCTCGTGGGAGTACACCAGCGCGTCGCGTGCGAAGGGTTAATTCAGGAACCTCAAAGGTGGAGGCAGCTCTTCGTACAGACatttttgggtctttttggatagcttggagggcaaggataaTACGGCTttctttagaagaagaagtcatgTTCGTACGTGGAGGAAAGTAGGTGTAAAGGtttaagaggtagaaaggcagtggacgtgcgcagctcactatgatgcgcagctcactatgcacgtacgttatagtattttaaaagtatataaagtcttatataaagagtattaaGTAGCTCCTAATTcttagtaattataataactataatGTAcctatatagtaagtaatatattatagtaagtaatatacTCTCTCTTACTCTTCTActttttatataagttaatttaactataatatataaaattaattaaaactacttagTACTCTCttctttattactattctaaattactttataaatttatgCATTATGTCTAGTCTTTTTGcaattactatagtattgCGTGCGTAGTTTAGTACTTTCTATACAACCCTCCTTCTAagggttattctctcctctagtattaaCTATATCCTTTTCTCCCtatagtacttctactttagtagtattaagtaaccCTCTAAAATGTAATTAGGTCTTTTTTGCCctctagtacttacttaatactttatttactatataaagcctATAATTCTTAACTTTAATAAGAGCTAACTAGTAGGCtaacttactaatactttttacttataagttaactactttatataaaagtattagtaagctactttaatatacttaaatcttctttttaagggaggaagtactttatatactctctagtattatagttagtattttTGCATTTTAGGAGCCTTAGCTACTTAGCTATAaaattaagagtattagTATCTTTAGCTTAAAATTTAATTAAgaaataactactttagggttaaaaagtataaggcctacttatttaaaattagcTTGTATATTAtctttacttattaaagtaaagaatactactttaaaagtagaaaagaagttatccttagtaatatataaaatCTATATTTGTATTAtcttcttaatttccttactatataagtactttaataagctaaagtacttaatattaagaggctagagcttatataataaataagGAAGTATgtataaagtaataatattctattccttatagtatttattaaaattaattaatttatagctattataattattaagaattaagaggTAATAAGAACCCTTTATATAggactttatatactaattatagtattttagctaatttaagctaatattatttattatttatttatttttacttaaataaatatactatataattaggaattagctattagtatactaggagaggaggtaatatttaccctttataataatatatagaggtattacTTAGCTATTtgtatatatactctaaataatagaaa includes these proteins:
- a CDS encoding prolyl-tRNA synthetase, coding for MKSHSGIFHLLPLGRRVQDKLEKVIDHHMQELGASRVSLSTITSKDLWQKSGRLAQLEPELCRHLFNSPVKVFGFDDRKGAKYMLSPTHEEEITTLVAKTVKSYKELPLRLYQITRKFRDELRPRHGLLRTREFTMKDLYTFDVSVDAALNTYAKVQSAYAGVFKALRLPVLVARASSGDMGGDLSHEYHLPISVGEDTVVTCNTCDYTVNAEVAATRLVAEEAQELGSETATEVSNAPPVKVWRGISRDRTILVNAWYPGQLQEESGLAEIGASDISIPAIKSIVPDLDAGIDDAASLWRDALPVSLSGSQDTVNRPQIVNVVDSRLRNTIGEVLQDEHRVWPMLSSSAKRADVQITTITRNDNGQLLNLLAARAGDGCPVCDCGILHVQKALEVGHTFHLGTRYSEPFGAIVSIPQEKGRHRPSENTTLMQMGCHGIGVSRLIGAVVEHLADNKGLQWPRAIAPYEVAVVSAADLAEDAAEVYDEIAASPSGGDMVDVVLDDRTVSLAWKLQDADLVGYPVLVVVGKIWKMDKGSCEVQCRSLGVRETVPLSNLRRRVSELLEQL
- a CDS encoding Prefoldin, which translates into the protein MAAQGSESINLETLDAQQLSQVKKQLEEELEHLTNSFAQLHSAQAKFKECLRCVKARPGSQEEEKSVLVPLTNSLYVRGELSDPKHVIVDVGTGFYVEKAGLTFMCFAPGFQSSFGM